The uncultured Desulfuromonas sp. genome has a segment encoding these proteins:
- a CDS encoding glycosyltransferase, giving the protein MKVLSFSYCFPNKDNPTWGIFVYQRLAALAQLAELKVCSPVPWFPMVTGTDSQGNEQCWNDVSVFRPRFFYIPKFLKNYDGRFYALGLRGWFESLRKSWQPDLLDAHFVWPDGVGVALLAQKFNIPCVITLRGKLYECLKDDNQTQQCRRALQGAQAVISVSSRMAEEAVRLGADAKRLAVIPNGVDLNHFRIRDRQECREKLNLPATGRLLVTVAHLGHRKGHHEVIEALAALPDDVRLIIVGGDAQGGSQEQLLEVAGTHGVQGRLILPGRQAYELIPYYYSAADASVLASYREGCPNAVLESLACGTPVVATDVGAVPDILPQPECGRMVPPQQVAPLKQALSDVLEQSWQPQQVRSASGVRSWDQVAEEVNKIFGKVLSTE; this is encoded by the coding sequence ATGAAGGTACTGTCGTTTTCATATTGCTTTCCCAATAAAGACAACCCAACCTGGGGGATCTTTGTCTATCAGCGTCTTGCCGCTTTGGCGCAGCTGGCTGAGCTGAAGGTGTGCTCGCCGGTGCCCTGGTTTCCCATGGTGACTGGGACGGACAGTCAGGGAAACGAGCAGTGCTGGAATGATGTCTCGGTGTTTCGGCCGCGTTTCTTCTACATCCCGAAGTTTCTTAAAAACTATGATGGTCGCTTTTATGCACTGGGGCTGCGTGGTTGGTTTGAATCGTTACGGAAAAGCTGGCAGCCGGATCTTCTTGATGCCCATTTTGTCTGGCCGGATGGCGTTGGTGTGGCTTTGCTGGCGCAAAAATTCAACATTCCTTGCGTGATTACCCTGCGCGGCAAACTGTATGAGTGTCTGAAAGACGATAACCAGACCCAACAATGTCGCCGTGCTCTACAGGGGGCTCAGGCGGTAATCAGCGTGTCGTCGCGTATGGCCGAAGAAGCGGTTCGCCTCGGAGCGGATGCCAAGCGGCTGGCGGTGATTCCCAATGGCGTGGATCTGAACCATTTCCGCATCCGTGACCGGCAGGAATGCCGCGAGAAATTAAACCTGCCTGCAACCGGGAGACTACTGGTTACCGTCGCCCATCTCGGTCACCGCAAAGGCCACCATGAGGTGATCGAAGCTCTGGCTGCCCTGCCGGATGATGTGCGTCTGATCATTGTTGGCGGGGATGCCCAGGGTGGGAGTCAAGAACAACTGCTGGAGGTCGCCGGAACGCATGGCGTGCAAGGCCGACTGATCTTGCCCGGGCGTCAGGCGTATGAGCTGATTCCGTATTATTATAGTGCTGCGGATGCCAGTGTTTTAGCCTCATACCGTGAAGGATGCCCCAATGCGGTTCTGGAGAGTCTGGCGTGTGGTACGCCGGTGGTGGCCACGGATGTGGGCGCGGTTCCCGATATTCTACCCCAACCGGAGTGTGGCCGGATGGTGCCGCCGCAACAGGTGGCTCCACTCAAACAGGCTTTAAGCGATGTTCTGGAACAGAGTTGGCAGCCGCAACAGGTTCGTTCTGCCAGTGGTGTACGCAGCTGGGATCAGGTGGCCGAGGAAGTGAATAAAATCTTTGGAAAAGTTCTTAGTACTGAGTAA
- a CDS encoding phenylacetate--CoA ligase family protein — translation MIPIIARQIFKMQEQLLGRESFAILSQLLESEYWDRERVQQLQLDRLQKTVQLAYQHTPFWRELMDQQNLHPQTVQSLADLQRFPFLNKEIIRTHRDAMVWKDEGKRVQLVRTSGSTNEALEFYTSSTREAQINAARMRGHEWAGMRRGEKELYYWGSPVELSKQDRVKQVRDWLINDALTNGFEVTPERLKTYFSQWLRWRPKCIFGYPSTFVLTVTMAQSLGIDLTELKSRGLAMIITTSELLSDVDRQLVEQGFGVPVYDSYGLREAGLIGHECAQGTMHCMDEQLLLETIDPETLQPTDGEGELVITNLVGPAFPMIRYRTGDIVTLSQKPCSCGRTLSSISISGGRAVEFIVTKAGKWVVGYSFIYIARAVKGIVKFQVIQEEIGAIRIRLVTNDQFPADGIEQVKAKATQRLGGDDRIDVELVEDIKPARSGKYRPVISKVAEELYKKRDF, via the coding sequence ATGATTCCGATCATTGCACGTCAAATTTTTAAGATGCAGGAACAACTCCTCGGCCGAGAGAGCTTTGCGATTCTGTCCCAACTGCTGGAGTCTGAATATTGGGACCGAGAACGTGTGCAGCAGCTACAGCTTGATCGACTGCAGAAAACGGTTCAACTCGCCTATCAGCATACGCCATTCTGGCGTGAACTCATGGATCAACAGAATTTGCATCCGCAAACCGTGCAATCTTTGGCCGATCTGCAACGCTTTCCGTTTCTCAATAAAGAGATTATTCGTACTCATCGTGACGCCATGGTGTGGAAGGACGAAGGAAAACGGGTGCAGTTGGTGCGCACCAGCGGTTCGACCAATGAAGCGTTGGAATTTTACACCTCGTCCACCCGTGAAGCCCAGATCAATGCGGCACGCATGCGTGGCCATGAATGGGCCGGCATGCGCCGCGGCGAAAAGGAACTTTATTATTGGGGGTCGCCCGTTGAACTCAGCAAGCAGGACCGGGTCAAGCAGGTGCGTGACTGGCTGATCAACGATGCCCTGACCAACGGTTTTGAGGTCACTCCAGAGCGGTTGAAAACCTATTTTTCCCAATGGCTCAGGTGGCGGCCCAAATGCATTTTCGGCTATCCGAGCACCTTTGTTCTGACCGTCACCATGGCCCAATCGTTGGGGATCGACCTGACGGAACTGAAAAGTCGTGGCCTGGCCATGATCATTACCACCAGTGAACTGCTGTCCGATGTCGATCGTCAGCTGGTTGAACAGGGCTTTGGCGTGCCGGTTTACGATTCTTATGGGTTACGCGAAGCAGGACTCATCGGCCATGAATGCGCCCAAGGCACCATGCACTGCATGGATGAACAATTACTCCTCGAAACCATTGATCCGGAAACGTTGCAACCGACCGACGGCGAAGGAGAACTGGTGATTACCAACCTCGTTGGCCCGGCATTTCCCATGATTCGCTATCGCACCGGCGATATCGTTACCCTGTCACAAAAGCCTTGCTCCTGCGGCAGAACATTGTCCTCCATCTCCATCAGTGGTGGGCGCGCCGTGGAATTTATCGTCACCAAAGCCGGAAAATGGGTGGTGGGTTACTCCTTCATCTATATTGCCCGTGCCGTCAAAGGCATCGTCAAATTCCAGGTGATTCAGGAAGAAATTGGTGCCATTCGTATTCGCCTTGTTACCAATGATCAATTTCCGGCCGATGGAATCGAACAGGTAAAAGCCAAAGCGACGCAGCGCCTCGGAGGTGATGACCGGATTGATGTGGAGCTGGTTGAAGACATCAAGCCGGCGCGTTCCGGCAAGTATCGGCCGGTGATCAGCAAGGTGGCTGAGGAGCTTTATAAGAAACGGGACTTTTGA
- a CDS encoding GxxExxY protein, whose amino-acid sequence MSSVLSVDKKGCHMLLYEKETYAIRGAVFEVYREMGCGFLEAVYQECLEKELTLLGIPFSAQQILPLDYKGAVLKQIYKPDLVCYEKIIVELKAVSTLTGEHKAQVLNYLKATGLNVGLLVNFGSHPKAVVERIVL is encoded by the coding sequence GTGTCTTCCGTGCTTTCCGTGGATAAAAAAGGTTGTCACATGTTGCTCTACGAAAAAGAGACCTACGCCATTCGCGGAGCCGTGTTTGAGGTCTATCGTGAAATGGGGTGCGGTTTTCTTGAAGCCGTTTATCAGGAATGCTTGGAGAAAGAACTGACCCTGCTCGGCATACCCTTTTCGGCGCAGCAGATTTTGCCACTCGATTATAAAGGGGCAGTCTTGAAGCAGATCTACAAACCCGATCTTGTGTGTTACGAAAAGATTATTGTTGAACTCAAGGCCGTTTCAACTTTAACCGGTGAGCATAAGGCGCAAGTTCTGAATTATCTGAAGGCAACGGGGCTGAATGTTGGATTGCTGGTAAACTTTGGCAGTCATCCAAAAGCGGTTGTTGAACGGATTGTTTTATAA
- a CDS encoding glycosyltransferase family A protein — protein MVENSVSVIIPTMANNERIPALKRAICSVRKSSQHPVKIIVVVNGDKYDPLCLEWLERQRDVLLKVVDRPSAPFARYVGRCLVDTPFFATLDDDDQYLESALDQRIAAMDDVSHPDLVVTNGFFKRGENLRKLYYRFIVAKRDPVAGILVENWLNANNALYRAETVGEDYFLDYHPYIEFTWLGYKLALDKKVIRFLDEETFIVNCTDGSLSKSQQYYDSHLALFEKMASISPNKKVTNLIMGKIGDFYHDRSGYALRERRFKDSLVDHFYSIFKYRQLKYILYTRKIIIGIGAHFYSRLS, from the coding sequence ATGGTTGAAAATAGTGTTTCAGTCATTATTCCAACAATGGCTAATAATGAACGCATCCCAGCCCTGAAAAGAGCGATATGTTCTGTTCGTAAATCATCCCAACACCCTGTGAAGATAATCGTTGTTGTGAATGGTGATAAATATGACCCTTTGTGCTTGGAGTGGTTGGAAAGGCAGAGAGATGTACTTTTAAAGGTTGTGGATAGGCCATCTGCACCGTTTGCCCGATATGTTGGCCGGTGTTTGGTGGACACCCCATTTTTTGCCACATTAGATGATGACGACCAGTATTTAGAAAGTGCCCTCGACCAACGAATTGCCGCTATGGACGATGTGTCACATCCGGATCTCGTAGTTACAAACGGCTTTTTTAAAAGAGGGGAGAACCTTCGAAAGCTTTATTATCGTTTTATAGTAGCGAAGCGCGATCCTGTGGCTGGGATTCTAGTCGAAAATTGGCTAAATGCTAATAATGCGCTGTATCGGGCTGAAACTGTAGGGGAAGATTATTTTCTAGATTACCATCCTTACATCGAATTCACATGGCTCGGATATAAATTGGCGCTAGACAAGAAGGTGATTAGGTTTTTGGACGAAGAGACATTTATTGTAAATTGCACAGATGGGTCACTGTCGAAATCTCAACAGTATTATGATTCTCATTTAGCTCTATTTGAGAAGATGGCTTCGATTTCGCCAAATAAAAAAGTTACGAATTTAATCATGGGAAAGATTGGAGATTTTTACCATGATAGGTCTGGCTATGCTTTAAGAGAAAGAAGGTTTAAGGACTCTTTAGTCGATCATTTTTATTCGATATTTAAATACAGGCAGTTGAAATATATTTTATATACACGAAAAATAATAATTGGAATAGGCGCTCATTTTTATTCCCGTTTATCGTAG
- a CDS encoding polysaccharide deacetylase family protein encodes MNPGVYITFDVECSMGGAWQNPQLKPIPPRLGMMGEYGDKRYGIPLICEILRQRDLAATFFVEPFNDELGHPGETEPVVRHLAEQGQDVQLHIHPNHIHYGQQQAGQTHAQTDQMADLSREVQQQMIVEGATRLQQWSGIRPVAFRAGNMGASEETLAALAATGVWIDSSYTFPYVGGQCRFDEQQRYNGGKWYGDVLEVALSAYRQPKVPGLHPAKPVDLMGSSFEECRDAVKMICDAGGDAVLILHSFSLFKVRDKQYHDGKLNRIVTRRFEKFCDWLATQRQVYPPRTFSELARLVKEENYQPKTVEPCTINRPIRALTRKVVQGLNNFYWF; translated from the coding sequence ATGAATCCTGGTGTCTATATAACCTTCGACGTCGAATGCAGCATGGGCGGGGCGTGGCAGAATCCCCAACTCAAACCCATCCCGCCACGGCTGGGCATGATGGGCGAATATGGCGATAAGCGGTACGGAATTCCCCTGATCTGCGAGATCTTGCGGCAACGAGATCTTGCGGCAACCTTTTTTGTCGAACCGTTTAATGATGAACTGGGGCATCCGGGAGAGACGGAGCCGGTCGTGCGGCATCTAGCGGAACAGGGCCAGGACGTCCAGCTGCATATTCATCCCAATCATATCCACTATGGACAGCAGCAGGCCGGTCAAACGCATGCCCAGACCGACCAGATGGCGGATCTTTCGCGAGAGGTTCAGCAGCAGATGATTGTCGAGGGTGCCACCCGGTTGCAACAATGGAGCGGCATCCGTCCCGTTGCGTTTCGTGCCGGCAACATGGGGGCTTCTGAAGAGACCCTCGCGGCTTTGGCCGCAACAGGAGTGTGGATAGACAGCAGTTACACGTTTCCTTATGTCGGCGGCCAATGTCGTTTTGACGAACAGCAACGTTACAACGGCGGCAAATGGTATGGCGATGTATTGGAAGTGGCTCTCTCCGCTTACCGGCAACCCAAGGTTCCTGGGCTGCATCCGGCCAAGCCGGTCGATCTGATGGGGTCCTCTTTTGAAGAATGCCGCGATGCGGTGAAAATGATTTGTGACGCCGGAGGGGATGCCGTTCTTATTTTGCACAGCTTCAGTTTGTTCAAAGTGCGCGACAAACAATACCACGACGGCAAGCTGAACCGCATCGTTACGCGACGGTTTGAAAAATTCTGCGATTGGCTGGCCACCCAGCGCCAAGTCTATCCGCCGCGAACGTTTTCCGAATTGGCGCGTCTGGTCAAAGAAGAAAACTATCAACCGAAAACGGTGGAACCCTGCACCATCAATCGACCAATACGGGCTCTGACCCGCAAAGTTGTGCAGGGGCTGAATAATTTTTATTGGTTTTAA
- a CDS encoding ATP-grasp domain-containing protein → MQQVKPFNATLRQQERSRRVLAIVGDTQVGLWVVRSLARNGLEVHAITNTRDGQSAHSRYSASAWILDHKPHQPGFDEEILGLARQLDVGSIMPVSEGFHNRLITLRDQLNENHIHLFSPSRENFDKATDKDYVHQLCLDLDIPVAKGMCLDALMTSGPESTLQYPLVLRTRKQNVAGVGKVPVKAAYARNLEELLNWHRQFEAFADNVLVQEYHPGAEEHVQILMHDGEMFMTGDYIGEHHMPLAGGVTVQRISCHHQSVIDDTVKLLKALNWQGIAGVQFHYDPDTGKYIFLEINPRFSGGLPTVVMAGFEAPFNLWQTHFEPERMRKTPYKIGLRSRILGGESNWFLGQMRRDELPPGQTHLGRFKAALTVLWNCGPWTKDDSFLLADPKPFAVDFKQMLKKLGARGHEIVN, encoded by the coding sequence ATGCAACAGGTTAAGCCCTTCAACGCAACATTGAGGCAACAGGAGCGTTCCCGCCGTGTTCTGGCTATTGTCGGTGATACTCAGGTGGGTCTGTGGGTGGTGCGCAGCTTGGCAAGGAATGGCCTGGAGGTGCATGCCATCACCAATACGCGCGATGGTCAATCGGCTCACAGCCGCTATTCAGCCAGTGCCTGGATCCTCGACCATAAGCCGCATCAGCCCGGCTTTGATGAAGAGATCCTTGGCTTGGCCCGACAGCTGGATGTCGGATCGATCATGCCGGTCTCGGAAGGCTTTCACAATCGTCTCATCACGTTGCGAGATCAACTCAATGAGAACCACATCCATCTGTTTTCCCCGTCGCGGGAAAACTTCGATAAAGCCACGGATAAGGATTATGTCCACCAACTGTGTCTTGACCTGGATATCCCGGTGGCTAAGGGGATGTGTCTTGATGCGTTGATGACGTCTGGTCCCGAGTCGACCTTGCAATACCCCTTGGTGTTACGCACCCGTAAGCAGAATGTCGCTGGTGTCGGCAAGGTGCCGGTCAAGGCCGCCTATGCCCGTAATCTGGAGGAACTGCTCAACTGGCATCGTCAGTTTGAAGCTTTTGCTGATAACGTCTTGGTGCAGGAATACCATCCCGGTGCGGAAGAGCACGTGCAGATTCTCATGCACGACGGTGAGATGTTCATGACCGGCGATTATATTGGCGAACATCACATGCCTCTGGCCGGTGGGGTGACCGTCCAGCGCATCAGCTGTCACCACCAGTCGGTGATTGATGACACGGTCAAGTTGCTCAAGGCCCTCAACTGGCAAGGCATTGCCGGAGTGCAATTTCATTATGACCCGGATACCGGCAAATATATCTTTCTCGAGATCAATCCACGCTTCAGCGGTGGACTGCCCACAGTGGTCATGGCCGGTTTTGAAGCGCCGTTCAACCTGTGGCAGACCCATTTTGAGCCGGAAAGGATGCGCAAAACACCCTATAAGATCGGGCTGCGCTCCCGCATCCTTGGCGGAGAATCCAATTGGTTTCTCGGTCAGATGCGTCGTGATGAACTGCCGCCGGGGCAAACGCACCTCGGTCGCTTTAAAGCGGCCCTGACTGTCCTGTGGAACTGTGGTCCGTGGACTAAGGATGATTCGTTTCTGCTTGCCGACCCTAAACCCTTTGCGGTTGATTTCAAGCAAATGTTGAAAAAGCTCGGTGCTCGCGGGCATGAAATTGTGAATTGA
- a CDS encoding M55 family metallopeptidase has product MIAVDCEGVACVVGEPGGSLTRSANMAFAREQATRETNAAIRALFNNGAEQVVVWDNHGDGANLIFDQLDSRGEIVLGTGFSRRFPTLDGSYAGVLMIGYHAKAGTSCGVLAHTYCSAAYRCIRVNGMEMGEIALDGAVAGELGVPVICVASDQQGCDEALQQMPWLETVVTKEGFGRHCAKSKHPLIVEEKIEQAVERAVATLDEKKPFRFDSPVMMELQFTTWCRCLKAMIRRSGWRICKAKTLRKSLPSMLEWQC; this is encoded by the coding sequence ATGATTGCCGTAGATTGCGAAGGAGTGGCCTGTGTGGTCGGCGAACCCGGCGGCTCACTGACGCGCTCTGCCAATATGGCGTTTGCCCGCGAGCAGGCAACACGGGAAACCAATGCGGCGATTCGTGCCCTGTTTAACAACGGGGCCGAACAGGTCGTGGTTTGGGACAATCATGGCGATGGCGCCAACCTGATTTTTGATCAACTGGACTCACGCGGCGAGATCGTTCTCGGCACAGGGTTTTCGAGACGTTTTCCCACACTCGATGGCAGTTATGCCGGCGTGTTGATGATCGGTTATCACGCCAAAGCGGGGACGTCCTGCGGTGTTCTCGCGCATACCTATTGTTCGGCGGCCTATCGGTGTATCCGTGTCAATGGGATGGAGATGGGCGAGATTGCCTTGGATGGCGCCGTGGCTGGCGAATTGGGTGTGCCGGTGATTTGTGTTGCCAGTGACCAACAGGGTTGCGACGAAGCGTTACAGCAGATGCCGTGGCTGGAAACGGTCGTCACAAAAGAGGGCTTTGGCCGTCATTGCGCCAAGAGCAAACATCCCTTGATCGTCGAAGAAAAGATCGAACAGGCCGTTGAACGGGCGGTTGCAACCCTGGATGAAAAAAAGCCGTTTCGGTTTGATTCTCCGGTGATGATGGAATTACAGTTCACCACGTGGTGTCGTTGTCTCAAGGCCATGATCCGTCGATCCGGCTGGCGAATCTGTAAAGCGAAAACCTTACGTAAAAGCCTGCCAAGCATGTTGGAGTGGCAGTGTTGA
- a CDS encoding TIGR04063 family PEP-CTERM/XrtA system glycosyltransferase codes for MKVLHILDHSLPLHSGYTFRSQNLFRAQRKLGYEPVIVTSPKYEESWHGAWADKEEINGFTYYRTGATRSLPGPMTSEAWLMVALARRLQQVALEEKPAILHAHSPVLNAIPALWVARKLKLPLVYEIRAFWEDAAVDHGTTQEGSLRYRLTKGLETMVCRRADHVAILCNGLKNDLVQRGIAANKITPVFNGVNPDDFQPCPADEDYLSSWELAGKKVIGFIGSFYRYEGLDLLVRSFARIAKDQPDTMLLLVGGGEMEGELNALISSLGLTDRVVMPGRIPHERVPGVYAMIDILAYPRYSMRLTELVTPLKPLEAMAMGKVLVASDVGGHKELIDDGQTGVLFKAGDEQALAESLQMLLDNNQQCEALQQQGMRWVREYHTWQHTTAVYQDIYAAIKR; via the coding sequence ATGAAAGTTCTTCACATCCTTGATCACAGTCTGCCGCTGCACAGTGGCTACACCTTTCGCAGCCAGAACCTGTTTCGCGCTCAACGTAAGCTTGGTTATGAGCCGGTGATTGTTACCTCGCCGAAGTATGAAGAGAGCTGGCACGGCGCTTGGGCCGACAAGGAAGAGATCAATGGCTTTACCTATTACCGGACCGGAGCCACGCGGTCATTGCCCGGGCCGATGACCAGCGAAGCCTGGTTGATGGTTGCTCTGGCGCGCCGTCTTCAGCAGGTGGCTCTGGAGGAAAAACCGGCCATCCTTCATGCCCACTCGCCGGTGCTCAATGCGATTCCGGCTCTCTGGGTGGCACGCAAGCTCAAGTTGCCGCTGGTCTATGAAATTCGTGCTTTTTGGGAGGATGCTGCCGTCGACCACGGCACCACCCAGGAAGGGTCGTTACGTTACCGGCTGACCAAGGGGCTTGAAACCATGGTGTGTCGGCGAGCGGACCATGTGGCCATTTTGTGCAATGGTCTGAAAAATGATCTGGTGCAGCGCGGCATTGCAGCCAATAAAATCACCCCGGTGTTCAACGGCGTCAATCCCGACGATTTTCAACCCTGTCCGGCGGATGAGGACTATCTGAGCAGCTGGGAACTTGCCGGCAAAAAGGTGATCGGCTTTATCGGATCGTTTTACCGCTATGAGGGCTTGGATCTGTTGGTGCGTTCCTTTGCGCGGATCGCCAAAGATCAGCCTGACACGATGTTGTTGCTGGTGGGCGGCGGTGAAATGGAGGGTGAGCTCAACGCATTGATTTCATCCCTGGGGCTGACGGATCGCGTCGTAATGCCCGGCCGGATTCCCCATGAGCGGGTTCCGGGCGTTTATGCCATGATCGATATCCTCGCCTATCCTCGTTACTCCATGCGCTTGACCGAATTGGTCACACCACTCAAACCTCTGGAAGCCATGGCCATGGGTAAGGTGCTGGTGGCTAGTGATGTCGGCGGTCATAAAGAACTGATCGACGATGGTCAGACCGGCGTGCTGTTCAAGGCCGGGGATGAACAGGCGTTGGCTGAAAGCCTGCAGATGTTGCTGGACAATAACCAACAATGCGAGGCGTTGCAGCAACAGGGGATGCGTTGGGTGCGCGAATACCACACCTGGCAGCATACGACAGCGGTCTATCAGGACATTTATGCGGCGATCAAGCGATAG
- a CDS encoding oligosaccharide flippase family protein yields MDQGAHPVNSVKKGFLTYMSARVHLRNLAFNWGGHAATLLVMFFLSPYIVGKLDAVSYGIWSLLNVLTGYMGIFDLGVRASVGRHVALYLGKDDPVGVDETIRSGFGFFSLVGVLILLVGILLGWLFPILFDGVSSKDYDTVRVLLPLMVVNVWLSAIAAIYSSVLAAHDRFDIARGVDVIVLIVRTIGTIYVLKNSWGLWGLVITVIVGNVCAVAGNWFFARRVHNGLKSFPFCYKKIRLKELFSYGIAVFIINSAVKMIGQSDLVVVGIFLSVADVREYSVGAMLVLYTSTFLKIIVRTYFPAIQRAIARQKREEVIELFSRQMNISIFFGVIVYLGYAFFSEPFIYLWMGQPSFGRQSVEASSQIMGILAFASLPMIYINPIGGILAAMGRIRSAAWVSLGEALTNLFFSIVAVTFFDLGLLGVAYATLLARFVVSGVAMPCLFCQVMSIKLVEIFKNWFLPGLLAMLCFAGLCYLSHYFYTPQTWLSFLLNVLIVAIVGALFLVKIIFTQESLFLKWRKRGG; encoded by the coding sequence GTGGATCAAGGTGCTCATCCTGTAAATTCTGTCAAAAAAGGTTTTTTAACTTATATGAGTGCACGCGTTCATCTGCGCAATCTGGCGTTCAACTGGGGAGGCCATGCTGCCACACTCTTGGTGATGTTTTTTTTATCGCCTTATATTGTCGGCAAGCTCGATGCGGTTTCCTATGGCATCTGGAGTCTGTTGAATGTGCTAACCGGGTACATGGGGATTTTTGATCTCGGAGTACGGGCCAGCGTCGGTCGTCACGTTGCACTTTATCTCGGCAAAGATGACCCTGTGGGGGTTGACGAAACCATTCGCTCTGGTTTTGGATTTTTTAGTCTTGTTGGGGTATTAATACTACTGGTCGGGATCTTGCTTGGCTGGTTATTTCCTATTCTTTTTGATGGAGTGAGCTCCAAAGATTACGACACTGTTCGAGTTTTGTTGCCGCTGATGGTGGTTAATGTCTGGCTTTCGGCTATTGCAGCAATCTATTCAAGTGTTTTGGCCGCTCACGATCGTTTTGATATAGCGCGTGGTGTTGATGTAATCGTATTGATTGTTCGAACAATTGGCACTATTTATGTTCTGAAAAATAGCTGGGGTTTGTGGGGGTTGGTGATTACAGTCATCGTGGGCAATGTTTGCGCGGTTGCCGGTAATTGGTTTTTTGCACGAAGGGTGCATAATGGGCTAAAAAGCTTTCCGTTTTGTTACAAAAAGATAAGACTAAAAGAGTTGTTTAGCTATGGTATCGCTGTATTCATTATCAATTCAGCAGTTAAGATGATTGGACAAAGTGATCTGGTTGTAGTGGGTATTTTTTTGAGTGTTGCTGATGTGCGGGAATACAGCGTTGGCGCTATGTTAGTTTTATATACATCAACATTTTTGAAAATTATAGTGAGGACATACTTTCCGGCTATTCAGCGTGCCATTGCAAGGCAAAAGAGAGAAGAGGTAATTGAGCTATTCTCGCGCCAAATGAATATTTCTATTTTTTTTGGCGTAATTGTTTATTTGGGTTATGCATTCTTTTCTGAACCTTTCATCTATTTGTGGATGGGGCAGCCATCGTTTGGTCGTCAATCTGTAGAAGCGTCATCACAAATTATGGGTATTCTGGCGTTTGCTAGTCTTCCAATGATTTATATAAATCCAATAGGCGGCATCTTGGCAGCAATGGGACGGATTCGCTCAGCAGCATGGGTTTCTCTTGGTGAGGCTCTAACAAATTTGTTTTTTTCGATAGTGGCCGTGACTTTTTTCGATTTAGGGTTATTGGGAGTTGCATATGCGACATTGCTTGCCAGATTTGTTGTCTCCGGTGTGGCCATGCCATGTCTTTTTTGTCAAGTAATGAGTATTAAACTTGTCGAAATATTCAAAAACTGGTTTCTCCCTGGTCTTTTAGCAATGTTGTGTTTTGCAGGGCTTTGTTATTTGTCGCACTATTTTTATACTCCTCAAACGTGGTTGTCTTTTCTGTTAAATGTATTAATTGTGGCGATAGTAGGTGCTTTGTTCCTAGTGAAAATTATATTTACCCAAGAAAGCCTTTTTCTTAAATGGCGTAAGAGGGGGGGGTGA